The Salvia hispanica cultivar TCC Black 2014 unplaced genomic scaffold, UniMelb_Shisp_WGS_1.0 HiC_scaffold_789, whole genome shotgun sequence nucleotide sequence TCACAGAAATAGGATGAGGTTTGGTTCATTCATCAATCCAAATATCTAGAGGGAATCCATATTTATTTAGTCTAATCACTAATTATCTTAGAATAAACTCACTCAATGCAGCATCAGAACTATATCGCAAATACAACACAAATTTAAGTTCAATTGAATAAGGAACAAGGAAATCTGAGCTGAACCTATGGAGTTTAATGTACCATGTAATAGCGAATGCACACTTCCATTACTGTAATAATCATACAGCATAAGCTTTTCATCCGCCGAAGAATAATAAGCTCTTAACGCAACCACATTTTCATGCCTAACTTTTCCAAGAATCTCCATGCTCCGCTTGAATTCCAGTTCAGAAATACCCTCTGACTCGAGCCTCTTCACCACAAACCTTGGCTCGCCATCCATCATAGCCACATACACACTTCCAAAGGTTCCGGTCCCAAGCAACTTCACAGAAGCCAAGGCTGAATTTTCGACATCAAAAGCAGGGCAGAACTGTGAGAACAGAAACAGCTTCGGAGGCAATTATGTAGTAATATTGAAATTTCGAAGCTCAGATCGCCAAAGGAAGAAGACAGATACGAAGCCCCGGAGAGGGTGCTGGAAGATTGATGGCAGAGTTCCCATATCTGCTGCTTCTTTATAACAGCAGCCACCAGCCTCTCCCAGTTATCATAGATTGCAGACATTTTCCCTAAATTGAATCTTGCAGTAATCAGCAGATTCAACCTAATTTGTTTCTAAGACTTCAGCTGGAATTTTTCCTCTTTCGTTAACcctaattgaaaattaaagcaaattaATACCCATTCAACAATCTTCAGCTAGTAAAACAGTTGATGAGGCGAGACGAATAGAAGACAACAGAAATTTCGAGACACTCAATTTGAAATGATTCGACGTCATCATACCTTGAATTTCACTAGATTGAGGCGAGGCGAAGAGAAGACAACAGGAATTTCGCCGGCGAGAAAGGGGAAGGATGAGCAGCGGATACAGCCGGAATTGCAGTGGCCATTTCGTCccaatataaagaaaaaaccgATCTTTGACTTGTGCTCCTTCCATGAAaaacatcaaataataatgcaaaCGGTCAAAGTCTGAAACTCTCAACCTTCGAATTGCAGTGATATGGACAATTTTAATCTATCACGCgtttgataaatttgagtAAAGATTGAGTCAAAATGTCAAGGGTATATGATTTATGGGAGAAATTGATCGGCTCTGTTCGAGACAGGGAGGAGCTCCGGCGACTTGCTCTTCGCACCAGCTCCGGCTGCTCCAGTGTTTCCGATCAAATCGAATCTTTCCTTCAAAattactacttcctccgtccggCTAAGataacacattgcttagccggcacggaattttaggagttattggttaaagtgtttaatttgagagagaaaaggtaggtgtaggtattaaagtagagagataaagatagatgaatattttaataggagtgagaaaaagtggttgagtgtattaattggagagagaaagttatcaaaaaaggaaatgtgtcatcttagttgggacaaactaaaaaggaaaacgtgtcaccttaagtgggacggagggagtactcccttcgttcaaTAGTAatagtcattttgtcattttgatacgtTCTATAATAgttgttccatagtaatagagtcattttgtcattttgataaGTTCcataatagagttattttcctttttttagtaaaagtaacGCATTTTTCCATACCAAATTtacttctcttattttattctctcttcatttctctaccttttttgtctattttattctccatttacttaactcactaacacaatttttcttaatattcgtgtcgaaaagaaatgtcttaATTAgagcataattttttttacaaagttACTCATGGctttttataaataacaaaGCATTCACTTTATTACATCATCCATTATCTcttattactaaaaaattttgCCGCAGTTAGgcaaatatacttaaaattaggCGTTCGgattgcaagattgtatcccggattaaatttatagaaggtttggttcataagattgagTACATCAATTCAATCTtactagatggataatcatagaataattagtcatagctaacccctatgactaaaataatctcacaattctaaattatgtcttgataatattttatctataaaacCAAACACCACACATaaggattatattttttggctCCTTCCAGTATAATTTCTTGTCTACGTCCGGGAAGTTGcctcaattttttcattactaAATTTCTCACACCACAATTggaataatactagtaataaataaataaaggtcatccatttaaattttttatttgtgtgcTCTAGTGGTTTTTAAAGTTCAGTCATGGTTGgcaaccaaattaaaaaagaaatataagcAAAAACTTTAGACTGATATAGAAGCGAAGACTTTAAGTCTTTCATCTAATGTAAAATAAGAATGTGTGCCAAATTCAATTCATCCCATTTGTTTGCTTCTGTATTAAATATTGGGTGGTTGTGGATGAGCATTCTGCATTATATGCACTATATACTGTGATCTAGTTTGGGTCATAGATCCATAGCCTTgcatttggaaaaaatattaagatgGTCAACAAAAAAGTCTTCTTTCTCACTTGTTCATCTCTCTTCATTCTTTCACTTCAATTCATTCAAAATTGTTATGCAAAATGCCCCCCTTCTTCCTGTGGCCTCATTCCCATCAGCTTCCCTTTCCGCCTCAGCAACTGTCGCGATCCCGGCTACGAGTTAGTATGCGAAAACAACGTCACCTTAATGCACATCGACTCCCACAAGTACTATGTCAAAGCAATCCATTACCAAAACTTTAGCATGAGACTCTCTGATATTTCCACAGACAACAGCAGTTGCTCTTTTCCTACACATTCCGTGTCCGATTATAATAGTGTTATCCGTAGTTTTGGCGACGGGCTCAGCTTTGGCtatcatttaattagtttggTGAGCTGCGAGTATCCGTTGCCTAACTCTTCCCTCTTCACGCATCTCACTGGTTGCGAGCAATATagcaaatatacatatataaacgTCGGGAAGCTGCGTGTCAAAGATATAGGCCATATGTGCACAATAGACACTGTACCGGCAATATCTTGGCGCTTTGCATATTGGTACAATGTGTCACTGTCTGAAATCCATCAGTATCTGCTATATGGATTTAATCTAAATTGGCAAGGATTAATATGTAGCTATGGCCAAGGAGGTGTCGATCCGTATCAGCTAGTTAATTGCCGCCGTTCATCGCTTCAACGTAAATGGGGTAAGATTAGATCATTTGCTTACAAGTTTAGGATTCCATTTCTATTGTTGATATCTTTATGTGTTCTTGAAATTGCAGACTACATCAAGGACTCCTTCCTATCACCTAAAGGTAAGATGATCTGTTGTTCCATGTTTATAAATTAAGAAGAATAGAAACAATTGgtgatatatacatatatagagTAGTCATATTCCCCTATGACCGCCATTAAATGAGAATCGAGAACCATATCAGTTCGATAATTCATTAATATCAATTGACATCACAAAAGATATAAGTTCGTTAATATCAACAGGGTTATGTGATATTGAAAGTCAGCAACTATATGTTTTGTGATGTACTTAACTAGCAAACTGATGTGATTCTCAGTTCCCATTTTAACGGTCATTTGATcactactctctctctctcactctatgtatatatttatatacctCTCAACAAATTTGATTATAGTCCTGATTAGGTCCAACTGGAGGCTTTCT carries:
- the LOC125200064 gene encoding uncharacterized protein LOC125200064, giving the protein MRLSDISTDNSSCSFPTHSVSDYNSVIRSFGDGLSFGYHLISLVSCEYPLPNSSLFTHLTGCEQYSKYTYINVGKLRVKDIGHMCTIDTVPAISWRFAYWYNVSLSEIHQYLLYGFNLNWQGLICSYGQGGVDPYQLVNCRRSSLQRKWDYIKDSFLSPKDWLPGAQSVGEMIQTIVDIRYQFNASNSAIVYLELRFIVGFLCAMGFLIYKFRRRHLSAYEEIESFLQSDNHLSPIRYSYSDIKKMTRNFRDKLGEGGFGSVYKGKLRSGHYVAVKLLKAKINNKDVINEIGTIGRIHHVNVVQL